The sequence AAGCAATGCCGTAACTGTCATTCGCTCGGGGGTGAGGGCGGCCTGCGTGGTCCTCCTCTGGACGATGTGGCGGGTCGTTTGAGCCATGACGAGTTGATTCGTCAGGTGTTGCAAGGGGGCGGTAATATGCCGGCCTACGGCAAGCACCTGAGTCCGGAACAGGTCACGGCGCTGGTAGCCTTCCTGGAAACGATGGTTCGGGGCGGGCAACCTCCCGAGCGTAACTCGACAGAGCCTCGCTGATCGACGGGTTCACATAGATCATGGTGTTGGCCGACGCAGTGCTTGGGTCGTGGCGGCTGGATCCGGTCGAGATCTTGTTGCTGGCGGGCAGCCTTTTGCTCTATTTGCGGGGCTTCGGTCGCGTCCGGGTGCAGATGCCGGATCGCTTTCCTCCATGGCGCGCCTGGTGCTTTGGTCTTGGATTGCTGGTCGTGTGGGTGGCGATCGCCTCACCGCTCGACACTTTTGCGGGGTTTCTTTTCTGGACCCATATGGTGCAGCACCTTCTCCTGATGTTTGTGGCCCCGCCACTTTTATTGCTCGGGTCACCCGCCTTGCCGTTCTTGCGCGGTCTTCCCGAGAGCGTTGCCAAAGAGGGTGCGGGGCGTGTGCTGCGCCAGCGTCGATGGCAGAATTTCTTCCATCGCCTCACGCATCCAGTCGTTTGCTGGAGCGTTTTTGTTCTGGTCACGTGGGTTTGGCACGCCCCGGCTCTCTACGATCTGGCCTTGCGCAACACGTTCTGGCACGGTGCCGAACACCTTTCTTTTCTCGCCGCTTCGCTGCTTTTCTGGTGGCCGGTGGTGCAGCCGTGGCCGAGCAAGCCGCATTGGCCGAGGCTTGCCATGGTGCCGTATCTACTGCTCGCAGATGTACAGGCCTCCGTTCTTTCGGCAATTTTTTCCTTCAGTTCGACTCCGATCTATCCCACCTACGCCGCGGCACCCCGAATCGGCTCATTGTCGCCGCTGGAAGACCAGGCCTTGGCTGGCGCCCTGATGTGGGTGCCGGGAACGGTCGTTCTCCTCACGGCGTTGCTCGCCGTTGTGGTCGACGCGCTCTCGCCGAATCTGGTGCGTCGGCCCGGCTCCCGGCCGGAACCGCGCGAGGGCTTGTTCGAGCGGTTGGGGGGAACACGCGCGGGGGCGCGCCGCTTTGATCTTCTTCGAGTCGCCGGGTTGGGGGGGCTGCTGCGCTCCTTGCGCGTGCGTCGTATGGTGCAGTTCTCGCTATTTTTACTCGCCCTGCTGGTGGTTGCCGATGGTTGGTGGGGTGATCCCGAAAGTGGGCGGAACCTCGCGGGCGTTCTTCCCTGGACGTACTGGCGAGCGTTTGTCGTGGTGGGGTTGCTGGTTGCAGGGAATATTTTCTGTTTCGCATGTCCTTTCCTCCTGCCGAGAGAGTTGGCGCGAAAGTTCTTGCCGGAAGGGCGGCGCTGGCCGCGTGCCCTGCGCTCGAAGTGGCTCGCACTAGCCTTGCTCGCCGCTTATCTGGTGGCGTACGAAGTCCTGGGGATTTGGGATAGTCCCTTCTGGACCGCATGGATCATCGTTGGATATTTCGCGGTCGCACTTCTGGTTGACGGGTTTTTCAGGGGCGCCCCTTTTTGTAAATGGGTCTGTCCGATCGGGCAGTTTCACTTTATCCAATCCATGGTTTCGCCGCTTTCGGTGGAGGTGCGCGACCCCGCAACGTGTGGCGACTGCCGAACTCGGGACTGCTTGGTCGGGAATGAGGTTTCTCGTGGCTGTGAGTTGGACCTCTATCTTCCGCGGAAGGTTGGTAGTCTGGACTGCACCTTCTGCCTCGATTGTGTGCGCGCTTGTCCGGAAGACAATATCGGTATTCTTGCGACAAGCCTGGCTCGGGAAACTATTGAGGAAGGCCCCCGAGCCTCCATCGGGCGGTTGGCCCAGCGCCCGGATCTGGCGGCACTTGCCGCGCTGCTGATCAGTGCGGCCTTTGTTTCTGCAGTTGCGATGACGGCGCCTTTTGTCGCGTGGGAAGAGCAACTGGTTGCGGGGTTCCCGCAGCTGTCGCCGGAGGCCGCGAGTGCTGGCTTGCTTCTTTTGCTGCTGATCGGGTTGCCATTATTGTTGATTGTCGTCGCGACGATTCTCAGTCGCCGTTTGGGCCATATGGATATGGCGAGTCGAGCGGTCGCCTGCAGCTTTGTATTCCCTCTGATTCCTTTGGGGCTTTCCATGTGGTGCGCGCACTTTCTATTTCATTTCGCGAGCGGTTGGAATTCTGTATGGCCCGTCGCCATTCGGGGTATGCGGGATCTTGGTTGGGACTTCGAGCAGCCCTTGTTCATTTTGGGTCATGCGTCTCACGGCATGCAGGCATTGGGGCTCTTGCTTCTCGATATCGGCTTGCTGCTTTCCCTCTGGCGCATTTGGCAGTGTGCTGGCCGGTTGGGAGCCGATCCGAGACGTGCGGAGTGGGCGGCTCTGCCCTGGAGCGTGGTCGCTGTTCTCCTGTTTCTCTGCGGCGTCTGGATCACCTTCCAGCCTATGGAGATGCGCGGACTTCTATTGTTGGCCGGTGGAGGCAACTGATGCGCCTCGGGTGGCGATGGCTCGCTTTGATCCTCTTGGCGATGCCGGTCGCCGTGGACGCCGACCCCGGCGTTGAGGTCGCTCGAGGCAATGCTGAGGGAGTTACCTGGTATCTCTATGCCGAGAGCCCGGGGCTGGTTCTGGGAGAGGGATCTCTCGGTGTGCTGCTCGAAGACCCGGAGGCGGGGGTCCTTCTCGAGCCGAAGTTGCAGATGACAATTGCTGCTCCCGACGGGAGCAAGCAGACCCGAATCGCTCAGCCAGGTTTTGCCGACAACCTCTTGATTCAGGGGGCGCCGGTCTTTTTTCATGAGACCGGAACATGGACGTTGGAGACTCGTTCGCCAGCGTTTGGTGGTGGAGAAATGTTCAGAATTTCTTTTGAGGTCCACGACGGGCCCGGGCTCTGGCGTCGCGCCTGGCCTTGGCTGCTTTTCCCTCTTGTGGTCCTGCTGGTCGCCCGCGCGACACGTTCCCGAGGGGGACGCTCACACGGTTCTAGTCGACGTAGCCCAGCACCTTGAGTTTTCTCTGCATATCGCTGTCGAGCGTTGTTGTTGCCGGGGGAAGGTTGCCCGCGGCGTCGCGACTCAGAGTCTCCTCATTCCAGGTGCGGTAGGGCGCCAGAGCCTGTCGGCCCAGTTCCATCAGTTCCGGATCGCCGACGAGGTTCTCCTGTTCGCCGGGGTCGGCCTCGAGGTCGTAAATCTCGAGGGGCTCGGTCGCGAACTCCCGCGAAATAAATTTATATTTCTCGTTTCGCGCACCAAAGACACGACCTGTCGGTTTCCCGCCCTTCGGAGCTTCGGCATAGATATAGCTTTCTGCTGAAGCACCGA is a genomic window of Candidatus Binatia bacterium containing:
- a CDS encoding cytochrome c oxidase assembly protein; its protein translation is MVLADAVLGSWRLDPVEILLLAGSLLLYLRGFGRVRVQMPDRFPPWRAWCFGLGLLVVWVAIASPLDTFAGFLFWTHMVQHLLLMFVAPPLLLLGSPALPFLRGLPESVAKEGAGRVLRQRRWQNFFHRLTHPVVCWSVFVLVTWVWHAPALYDLALRNTFWHGAEHLSFLAASLLFWWPVVQPWPSKPHWPRLAMVPYLLLADVQASVLSAIFSFSSTPIYPTYAAAPRIGSLSPLEDQALAGALMWVPGTVVLLTALLAVVVDALSPNLVRRPGSRPEPREGLFERLGGTRAGARRFDLLRVAGLGGLLRSLRVRRMVQFSLFLLALLVVADGWWGDPESGRNLAGVLPWTYWRAFVVVGLLVAGNIFCFACPFLLPRELARKFLPEGRRWPRALRSKWLALALLAAYLVAYEVLGIWDSPFWTAWIIVGYFAVALLVDGFFRGAPFCKWVCPIGQFHFIQSMVSPLSVEVRDPATCGDCRTRDCLVGNEVSRGCELDLYLPRKVGSLDCTFCLDCVRACPEDNIGILATSLARETIEEGPRASIGRLAQRPDLAALAALLISAAFVSAVAMTAPFVAWEEQLVAGFPQLSPEAASAGLLLLLLIGLPLLLIVVATILSRRLGHMDMASRAVACSFVFPLIPLGLSMWCAHFLFHFASGWNSVWPVAIRGMRDLGWDFEQPLFILGHASHGMQALGLLLLDIGLLLSLWRIWQCAGRLGADPRRAEWAALPWSVVAVLLFLCGVWITFQPMEMRGLLLLAGGGN